The window ttacttaccagtaatacactatatacagtaatatgacTATATACACCAATGTTAAGAAATGGATTAATTTATACATCTTTTAATACTTTAACCAGAATCTTAGATCCCTTGGAGATCATAGAGGAAACAGGGGTGGAAGAAAATGTCCTCTTTGACACCCTAACCATCCATCTGCTACTGCAACCTCTGATCACTATCTTTACCACAAAATACTGAGAATCGATAAAATGGAAAACTTCCTACAAAAattgtagtttgttataaatcatgataaacaaatttcagaaataacctaaaataaataaaaaaatatattaatatcatctTACATGAAGCTTCAAAGAGGGTAATACTGATTTCACAGAGCAGAAAGGACTGCTTGGACTTGTACGTGATGCTGGCATTATTTTCACTGCAGATTTCAGAGACCTGAAAACACATACATCTTatgtaactgaaatattaataGCTTTACACTAtaagtttttccttttcactttGAATTATCTAACAGCCATAGCTTCAGTACAAACTTTCTTCATCAGTGAGTACAATTTTCTGTACAAGTTAATAAACttaaacatctttaaataaaacatttggaaatttTATTGCATAGAAACAAAGCAAGaaatgatgatataaaacattttgatcatttagtaatgaaataaaatgggaaatttgaaaattatcacatagtaaagtaaaacataagatttgtattacaagtaaaacacaagatttgtattacaattaaaacataaGATTTGTATCACAAGTAAAACATAAGATTTCTATTACAAGTAGGTgtgatgaaaatatttcaaaataaactgaacttGGATTTAAAACAGAGAATAATAAAGTAATACATttacacaattaaatatatagatGGCTTCAGTGATCTGATATAACACATTATCCTTATTATTACAATATCATAAAGGATGAACACTTCTCTCTAATTTATTCCTGCTTGTTCTTTCTTGTTTACATCATCAACTTCATACAGTCAACAATGAGTGACTAGTCAAGACTTCTGTGAGGCTGGGTTAAGTTCTGGAAAGCTAAATCAATCAAGTATTGAACCTGGATaacatatttcattcattttattaatatgcAGCAAAATCTTAAAATCATCATTCCGGTAAACTTTTACTTTTGAAAAAGcaccagtttttattttaatatagttgttactgtgttatattttgagtattttctttttatacaacattaaaacatgAGAATCATTTAATGATTGTAAGTTCAGGAGTATGTCACTATAAATGTCTTGAGGTACTagaaaaaagaaactttgttCTTCTGACTGCTGACTGGTatctgtaatataattattataacaaagtcATGCAGGTAAAGTTTCTATGGACTTGTTCTgcagtttgttttcagtttaaagGTGATATTTTTGGGCTCTTTAATCAACAAAGAATTCAGCAAGAAGTCTTAAATATcaaaaaaacagtaacagaaacaaacagaaaattcaaTCCACATGTTAATACCAAGAAGTAAGTAATTCATTTACTTACTGGTTTCTTGCCAACAATCTTCCATTGATCCTTTATTACTTGGGTCATGTAGTCAGATTCAGTATTAAATTCACTTGCTTTGATTCTTCTGTAAATTCCTAACAACATATCTCAGTCTAGATCAGGGGttaccaaacttttttcacagggggccagattacttggggaatgagaagtgcGGGCCACATGaccattatgttcaatactcacaagctagaacgaaagctctctgtaaaagacttaacactaagtttaggatgccacattagccatgtgggagtagcatgcaatacacacatataataaaaaacaaacagaaatacaaccaacatttttatttaccaaaaggttatcaaagaaggtgacattagcaaaaacaattgtcacatcacacatagtgagtacatatctgaatttcactaagccacTGGCACATCATCAATGACACAaacaaaaggattctgaaaaaggagaatgtcactttcgattctgtcgagatttgaaaatctctctaaaaaatgcttatttaaatcaccaacaatctttttctgaaactccaggttgacatcttctgtgattccagcatgaaactcatcgaaacactgaaaatgagagatgtttcctccttccaaatgtgcttcaaacaatgacagctttcttcgaaatcctttaatgattctatagagatcacagacaaggttattcttcccctgaagtttgaagttcaattcattcatgtgggatgtgatgtcaacctaAAATTACAACTTTGACAATCAGGTTGGATCcaacagaagtggatcggctcaatatttcttgataagaaatatatctatttctcttctcagcttatacaaacgagacaagactttaccgcagctgagccacctcactgccgtgtgataaggcaagtcacataaatctgaatcaatttcttcaagaaatgcCTTGAACTGGTGATGATTAaatgcatgaccccgaatgaagttcactgcagaaatgactggtttcagtatgcaagaaatatctaagtcttttccacagagtgcttgctgatgtatgatgcagtgtatgaacagagcacttgggagttgaagatcttccaacggtttcctgatcagccccaccagacccgtctttactccagccatgttttttcctccatcaactgttacacctctaagctgattcccctgaaggttatagtcttgcaaagttttatgtactttcatgaaaatgtcttctccagttgttcttccatgcatgctgcaaactgatgccaactcttccgtgatctgaaagtccaaattaacttcacgaatgaacacgagaagttgtgacgtactcaagaaatcagtagactcatccagtgccagaaaataccataggaagtttctagctttttggcatatctgtaatgcgatgttctctccaagttcttctgctctctgtaccactgaagttgctgaaaggctgataccttcaaagaaattggctttttcaggacacagctcatttgctgcttccatcatacactctttgatgaagttgccatCAGTAacaggttttcctcgctctgccatcctatgcattattttgtaacttgtacgagtgacagaatcattttcagtaaactttctcgtgaagagattcttttgagattcaaaaacatgtttcatggattcaaatttctcagaacggaactttcctgaaaatttcaaatatgttgatagatgttttgtttcatagtgactccgaagattgtactctttcaaaacggcaacacttttgGTG of the Tachypleus tridentatus isolate NWPU-2018 chromosome 13, ASM421037v1, whole genome shotgun sequence genome contains:
- the LOC143239313 gene encoding general transcription factor II-I repeat domain-containing protein 2-like, with protein sequence MKHVFESQKNLFTRKFTENDSVTRTSYKIMHRMAERGKPVTDGNFIKECMMEAANELCPEKANFFEGISLSATSVVQRAEELGENIALQICQKARNFLWYFLALDESTDFLSTSQLLVFIREVNLDFQITEELASVCSMHGRTTGEDIFMKVHKTLQDYNLQGNQLRGVTVDGGKNMAGVKTGLVGLIRKPLEDLQLPSALFIHCIIHQQALCGKDLDISCILKPVISAVNFIRGHAFNHHQFKAFLEEIDSDLCDLPYHTAVRWLSCGKVLSRLYKLRREIDIFLIKKY